A genomic region of Dactylococcopsis salina PCC 8305 contains the following coding sequences:
- a CDS encoding YhgE/Pip domain-containing protein gives MLTSLFSLIPTYLFFLILIFIIFPTIFGVILRFALYGKLKDLEKQVNKLVRDRNIFSAGIIDKIRQRFRYASERVETVNTTAIIDGIFRQEKVKIIGVSISWEIVDRASRMLPNLLLTFGLLGTFIGITLNLNNISTTLNQADGTDINSLINELQQPLQGMGIAFISSLVAIACSAILTLTNIYRNTTALKLEIFSTLEDYLDNVYLPEIPSHSRLDRAVDRMVSQQQDFLTRFHQNVTEAVEASLGKVADKIAAGNKEATDLARQVYERFTETAGTLSHGATQFQYAVESLEKEVEKVQKAGDKITEGATIFETAASQIENSQFAENLDRLTSSLAATQTAFAESTARLKTNVKELTNSNLHAADLAEQLSSNLNTFTDRLTKSASQFETVANTIEESKFDFTILEASENLQKIQTQFTETIRQLEQGIEGLKSSIAQTESSSQNLNTVSEQLGKLNEQSQEISQLNQEKLNQIQQSLYLLLKAISDHNFIKKTVSSLDTLQQQTKQLNEQSQQIVKSNQKSEENAQSNQEILANLQYNLMKLLTIVGDSKNQDKIASEVVEIRNVATQLNIKLAEVNKSSKNSESLKQETLSQIQKELSQLVENMNEHQALQKTGSRLQTSQEQDK, from the coding sequence ATGTTAACTTCCCTGTTTTCGCTTATTCCCACTTACTTATTTTTTCTCATCCTAATTTTCATCATCTTTCCCACTATATTTGGGGTGATTCTACGATTTGCCTTGTATGGAAAACTAAAAGACCTCGAAAAACAAGTTAATAAATTAGTGCGCGATCGAAACATTTTTTCAGCAGGAATTATTGATAAAATTCGCCAACGATTTCGATACGCAAGCGAAAGAGTGGAAACGGTTAATACCACTGCGATTATTGATGGCATTTTCCGTCAAGAAAAGGTAAAGATCATTGGGGTTTCTATTTCTTGGGAAATCGTCGATCGCGCTTCTCGAATGCTTCCCAATCTTCTCCTAACTTTTGGGTTATTAGGAACATTTATTGGGATTACCTTAAACCTCAATAATATTAGTACCACACTCAATCAAGCAGATGGAACAGATATTAACAGTTTAATCAATGAATTACAGCAACCTTTACAAGGAATGGGAATTGCATTTATTAGTAGTTTAGTGGCGATCGCTTGTAGTGCGATTCTCACCTTAACTAACATTTATCGGAATACAACCGCATTAAAATTAGAGATTTTTAGCACCCTAGAAGATTATCTCGATAATGTTTATTTACCAGAGATTCCTAGTCATTCCCGCTTAGATCGCGCCGTCGATCGAATGGTATCCCAACAGCAGGATTTTTTAACCCGTTTCCATCAAAATGTTACCGAAGCGGTAGAAGCATCTTTAGGAAAAGTTGCAGATAAAATCGCAGCAGGAAACAAAGAAGCCACTGATTTAGCGAGACAAGTTTACGAACGTTTTACGGAAACGGCGGGAACATTATCTCATGGCGCAACTCAATTTCAATATGCTGTAGAATCTTTAGAAAAGGAAGTGGAGAAAGTGCAAAAAGCAGGTGATAAAATTACAGAGGGAGCGACAATTTTTGAGACAGCCGCCAGTCAAATTGAAAACAGTCAATTTGCAGAAAATTTAGACCGTTTAACTAGCAGTTTAGCCGCCACTCAAACCGCTTTTGCTGAGTCAACCGCAAGATTAAAAACCAACGTTAAAGAGTTAACAAATAGCAATCTCCATGCTGCGGATTTAGCGGAACAATTGTCTAGTAATTTAAATACGTTTACCGATCGTTTAACGAAGAGTGCGAGTCAATTTGAAACCGTCGCCAATACGATCGAAGAAAGTAAGTTTGATTTTACCATTCTCGAAGCGAGTGAGAACTTACAGAAAATTCAAACCCAATTTACAGAAACGATTCGTCAATTAGAACAAGGAATTGAAGGCTTAAAAAGCTCGATCGCGCAGACAGAAAGTAGCAGTCAAAACCTAAACACAGTTAGCGAACAACTAGGGAAATTAAATGAACAATCCCAAGAAATTAGTCAACTCAATCAAGAGAAACTCAATCAAATTCAACAATCCTTATATCTGTTACTAAAAGCAATTAGTGATCATAATTTCATCAAGAAAACTGTTTCTAGTTTAGATACCCTACAGCAACAAACGAAACAACTCAACGAACAATCTCAACAGATCGTAAAAAGCAATCAGAAAAGCGAAGAAAACGCCCAATCAAATCAGGAAATTTTGGCAAATCTACAATATAATCTAATGAAACTCTTAACGATTGTCGGTGATAGTAAAAATCAAGATAAAATCGCCTCAGAAGTCGTGGAGATTAGAAACGTAGCGACACAACTCAACATCAAATTAGCGGAGGTGAATAAAAGTTCTAAAAATAGTGAATCCTTAAAACAGGAAACTCTCAGCCAGATACAAAAAGAACTTTCTCAGCTAGTTGAAAATATGAATGAACATCAGGCTTTACAGAAAACAGGATCACGGTTACAAACATCACAGGAACAAGATAAATAG
- a CDS encoding DUF5615 family PIN-like protein produces MKLLLDQGLPRSASTLLSAKGIDTIHVGEIGLSSAQDREILEKAGENGYVVVTLDADFHTLLAFTEAVYPSVIRIRIEGLRAEALTNLLVNTITECEQDLIEGSAVIIEPHRIRLRRLPLLNSI; encoded by the coding sequence ATGAAACTATTACTTGATCAGGGATTACCACGTTCTGCGTCAACTTTGTTAAGCGCAAAAGGAATTGATACGATTCATGTGGGCGAAATTGGTTTATCCTCAGCACAGGATAGAGAAATTCTGGAGAAAGCAGGGGAAAATGGGTATGTGGTCGTAACACTTGATGCTGATTTTCATACTTTACTGGCTTTTACAGAAGCAGTTTATCCATCAGTGATTCGCATTCGCATTGAAGGATTACGGGCCGAGGCTTTAACTAATTTGTTAGTCAATACAATTACAGAATGTGAACAGGATTTAATTGAAGGATCTGCTGTAATTATTGAACCACATCGAATTCGTCTCCGCCGTCTTCCCTTATTGAATTCTATCTAA
- a CDS encoding DUF433 domain-containing protein — translation MNQITNLMINQQLDRITSDSTRMNGQPCIRNLRLTVRRVIELLAIYPDREELRQEFPELEDEDIQQALIYASTCMDDRIIPLSKNHETIT, via the coding sequence ATGAATCAAATAACAAACTTAATGATCAACCAACAATTAGACCGTATTACCAGCGATTCTACTCGGATGAATGGTCAACCTTGTATTCGCAATCTTCGCTTAACTGTTCGCCGAGTTATTGAGTTATTAGCGATCTATCCAGATCGTGAAGAATTACGCCAAGAATTTCCAGAATTAGAAGATGAGGATATTCAGCAAGCACTAATTTACGCTTCCACTTGTATGGACGATCGAATTATTCCGCTTTCAAAAAATCATGAAACTATTACTTGA
- a CDS encoding tubulin-like doman-containing protein, producing the protein MYTQDRNLRGVKRTICIGLGGTGKNVLMQLRRLIIDRYGDLNELPLVSFVHIDTDKSASQSSGLRTGNTYHGVSLSFKDSEKVSATMSSKEVTNFVQGLEQRNKSDRSSPYDHIGRWFPPQLLKNVKAVEDGAKGIRPVGRLAFFHNYSTIKQAIDTAERKTRGHEAKLLQKGLYLEQGLNIFIVGSLCGGTGSGMILDTAYSLRKDYGDQGAQIFGYLVISPDLYGTNSKHSANTYAALKELNHYNTPGSQFQAVYDPQNLVWVEEKRSPFDYTYLISSQTSGEYVILEQRKLCNVIAHKIGLEFSSELAPVMAGMRDNFLPHLIDCDDHPRPNVQRYLTFGLAAIYFPRDRIVQIALNRISLNLLEFWLNGEGQNPDVNQLLEQFIMGANWHEDLGKKDNFTSRLAEASRDGKYSFFDRLKNWRNKLEKAINENTKKADDRASLYQQIAKEFKQEFRKVQPGETESVRGEWITRIKQAQPKLTETLKADIDQFLVGLLTPSNPHFSLRVSREWLSALLTELNSYQQNLEEQIRNQSQFNSSEKVDKVWENTKEDIEEIEQKFKLFGNKGSKIQEEAKSAVQKVSKLIRENFELALNQEALKIVKALQEYVQARSRDVSNLARTVESLKGDYQQEESELKQLNFDEMSGEAIFNDEDIQQCCETLLPSNEARSRLVLVTDKITENLGGEKCLINLIEQDYLNEQSLQQSIYQAVDALFGRRSLTVVNSVIKRFLQNYRGSERSIRLTQILQQAEPLLKLNKADPHYVDDSAKSAKIIGFQDTDDIEVQQFKDILYNDLAIPDSQIKPTQAEDEIILVSEYAGFSLRLIEGLEQMRKHYLKASSSANEFLHNDAKTTFTDIIPPDANTLEDLQDIFYPALALQLLSENKKTGELEFTYYDQMRGYEKEVSLSPIWEQALETLYRQTDMANTLGNLLEKTIANMKTQPSQWEQNYRPKLQQFVQFVDNLPDTNPNYPYRETLLGVEGTLETPSQEGVLERFRKRIEREIQAFLMSENTSRVIEGEKESVSKDQTETVEDAEIVEENQGLDELEKLIQMKEKGHLNDEQFEVAKRKLLGL; encoded by the coding sequence ATGTACACACAAGATAGAAACTTAAGAGGAGTAAAACGCACAATTTGCATTGGTTTAGGAGGAACAGGAAAAAATGTTTTAATGCAGTTACGGCGGTTGATTATCGATCGATATGGCGATTTAAATGAACTTCCTCTTGTTAGTTTTGTTCACATTGACACCGATAAAAGTGCCTCTCAAAGTTCAGGATTACGCACAGGAAATACTTATCATGGTGTGTCTTTAAGTTTTAAGGATTCTGAGAAAGTTTCCGCTACGATGAGTAGTAAAGAAGTGACCAATTTTGTGCAAGGATTAGAACAGAGAAATAAGTCTGATCGAAGTAGTCCTTATGATCATATTGGTCGTTGGTTTCCACCGCAATTATTGAAGAATGTTAAAGCAGTAGAAGATGGCGCAAAAGGGATTCGTCCAGTAGGAAGATTAGCCTTTTTTCATAACTATTCTACTATTAAACAAGCCATAGACACAGCAGAAAGAAAAACAAGAGGACATGAAGCTAAATTATTACAAAAAGGACTTTATTTAGAACAAGGACTCAACATTTTTATTGTCGGTTCTTTGTGTGGGGGAACGGGTAGTGGGATGATATTAGATACTGCTTATAGCCTACGCAAAGACTATGGCGATCAAGGCGCACAAATTTTTGGTTATTTAGTAATTAGTCCCGACTTATATGGTACTAATAGTAAGCATAGCGCGAACACTTATGCAGCGTTAAAAGAGTTAAATCATTACAACACTCCTGGCAGTCAATTTCAAGCGGTTTATGACCCACAAAACTTAGTTTGGGTAGAGGAAAAACGATCGCCCTTTGATTATACTTATCTGATTTCTAGTCAAACCAGTGGCGAATATGTCATCTTAGAACAGCGTAAATTATGTAATGTAATTGCACATAAAATTGGTTTAGAATTTTCTAGTGAGTTAGCCCCAGTCATGGCGGGAATGCGAGATAATTTCCTTCCGCATCTCATTGATTGTGATGATCATCCTCGTCCTAATGTACAACGTTATTTAACCTTTGGCTTGGCTGCAATTTATTTCCCGCGCGATCGAATTGTTCAAATTGCCTTAAACCGAATTAGTTTAAATCTGCTGGAATTTTGGTTAAATGGAGAAGGACAAAACCCTGATGTGAATCAGCTTTTAGAACAGTTTATTATGGGGGCAAATTGGCACGAAGATTTAGGAAAGAAAGACAATTTTACTTCCCGTTTAGCCGAAGCGAGTCGTGATGGGAAATATAGCTTTTTTGATCGCTTGAAAAATTGGCGCAATAAGTTAGAAAAAGCCATTAACGAGAATACCAAAAAAGCAGACGATCGCGCTTCTCTCTATCAACAAATTGCTAAAGAATTTAAGCAAGAATTTCGGAAAGTGCAACCTGGAGAAACGGAAAGCGTTAGAGGAGAATGGATCACTCGCATCAAACAAGCACAACCGAAATTAACCGAAACTTTGAAAGCAGATATTGATCAGTTTTTAGTGGGTTTGCTAACTCCCAGTAATCCTCATTTTTCTTTGCGAGTGAGTCGAGAATGGTTGTCGGCGCTGTTGACAGAATTAAATAGTTATCAACAGAATTTAGAAGAACAGATCAGAAATCAGAGTCAGTTTAATAGTAGCGAAAAAGTTGATAAAGTCTGGGAAAATACGAAAGAAGATATCGAAGAAATTGAACAAAAATTTAAGCTGTTTGGGAATAAAGGAAGTAAAATTCAAGAAGAAGCGAAAAGTGCTGTCCAAAAAGTTAGTAAGTTAATTCGAGAAAACTTTGAACTCGCTTTAAATCAAGAAGCATTGAAGATTGTTAAAGCCTTACAAGAATATGTGCAAGCGCGATCGCGCGATGTGTCTAATTTAGCGCGAACTGTTGAAAGTTTAAAAGGAGATTATCAACAAGAAGAATCAGAATTAAAACAGCTAAACTTTGACGAAATGAGTGGGGAAGCAATTTTTAATGATGAAGACATCCAACAGTGTTGTGAGACTTTATTACCTTCAAATGAAGCGCGATCGCGTCTCGTTTTAGTCACTGATAAAATCACAGAAAACTTAGGGGGAGAAAAATGTTTAATCAATCTAATTGAACAAGATTATCTCAACGAACAAAGTTTACAACAATCTATTTATCAAGCAGTTGACGCACTTTTTGGTCGTCGCAGTTTAACCGTTGTTAACTCAGTAATCAAACGTTTCTTACAAAACTATCGCGGATCAGAACGTTCCATTCGCTTAACTCAAATTTTACAACAAGCCGAACCCTTATTAAAGCTAAATAAAGCCGATCCGCACTATGTTGATGACTCAGCTAAAAGTGCAAAAATTATCGGTTTTCAAGACACTGATGATATCGAAGTTCAGCAATTTAAGGATATTCTTTATAACGATTTAGCGATTCCAGACTCGCAAATTAAACCCACACAAGCAGAAGATGAAATCATTCTTGTCAGCGAATATGCAGGCTTTTCTCTACGATTAATTGAAGGGTTAGAACAGATGAGAAAACACTACCTAAAAGCGAGTTCATCTGCAAATGAATTTCTCCATAACGATGCAAAAACCACCTTTACTGATATCATTCCTCCTGATGCGAATACCCTCGAAGATTTACAAGATATTTTTTACCCTGCTTTAGCCTTACAACTGCTTTCTGAAAACAAAAAAACAGGAGAATTAGAGTTTACCTATTATGATCAAATGCGAGGTTATGAAAAAGAAGTTTCTCTTAGTCCAATTTGGGAACAAGCCTTAGAAACCCTGTATCGTCAAACTGACATGGCGAATACTTTGGGAAACCTTTTAGAGAAAACCATTGCTAACATGAAAACACAACCATCACAATGGGAACAAAATTATCGTCCTAAATTGCAACAATTTGTCCAGTTTGTAGATAACCTTCCTGATACCAACCCCAATTATCCCTATCGTGAGACATTATTAGGAGTTGAAGGAACACTAGAAACCCCATCCCAAGAAGGGGTTTTAGAACGATTTCGTAAGCGGATAGAAAGAGAAATACAAGCCTTTCTAATGTCTGAAAATACCTCACGAGTCATCGAAGGGGAAAAAGAATCAGTCTCGAAAGATCAAACAGAAACAGTAGAAGACGCAGAAATTGTTGAGGAAAATCAAGGATTAGATGAATTAGAAAAGTTAATTCAAATGAAAGAAAAAGGTCATTTGAATGATGAACAATTTGAAGTTGCTAAACGGAAGTTATTAGGACTTTAA
- a CDS encoding vWA domain-containing protein produces the protein MTNCSSVVTPSSQSLHPLQEFALALTAWGKGRDVIFAVDVTRSVRLNDQGRLRIEQIIRDSLQRGDTAYIVPFARNIQVADSIEITSKDDIQTVLNQLPLQTDLEARNTDIQNAELFVYRFLAQQNYCRLIENQSIREQAVVWLTDAPLATETGKDWIETPADSPFLQSNSNESQLRRQWLEVLPLDARSRDIPTENNEQYQLTIVDIKPTVQEFCTPAPSGKETCLVNRYLLQQLWLPTTGIILLIISAIVALGIWYNWQKPWQITIEIEGEDEEENQVKTLKGNQRLAIGDEDASAIDYIPCSGEEVRGYLERKRNQLYLVPTLEAPIFYKEKEVEKRMKLTGNRIRLNCPENHRKDFEFVIRINQK, from the coding sequence GTGACCAATTGTTCTTCCGTTGTAACTCCCAGTTCCCAGTCTCTTCACCCTTTACAGGAGTTTGCTTTGGCGTTAACTGCATGGGGAAAAGGACGTGATGTTATTTTTGCTGTTGATGTGACTCGCAGCGTGCGCTTGAATGATCAAGGACGGTTACGCATTGAACAAATTATTCGGGATAGTTTACAGCGTGGAGATACAGCTTATATTGTTCCGTTTGCGAGGAATATTCAAGTTGCGGACTCGATCGAAATTACTAGCAAAGATGACATTCAAACCGTTTTAAATCAGTTACCGTTACAGACAGATTTAGAAGCAAGAAATACCGACATCCAAAATGCAGAATTGTTTGTTTATCGGTTTTTAGCGCAACAAAATTACTGTCGCTTAATTGAAAATCAATCGATTCGAGAACAAGCTGTTGTCTGGTTAACGGATGCACCGTTAGCAACTGAAACAGGAAAAGATTGGATTGAAACGCCAGCAGATAGTCCTTTTTTACAGTCTAATTCTAATGAGAGTCAATTGCGAAGACAGTGGTTAGAAGTGTTACCACTTGACGCTCGATCGCGGGATATTCCCACGGAAAATAACGAACAATATCAATTAACGATTGTTGATATAAAGCCCACAGTTCAGGAATTTTGTACTCCCGCTCCCAGTGGGAAAGAAACCTGTTTAGTTAACCGTTATTTACTCCAACAATTGTGGCTACCAACGACAGGAATTATTCTCTTAATTATTAGCGCGATCGTTGCTTTAGGAATTTGGTATAATTGGCAGAAACCTTGGCAGATAACAATTGAAATTGAGGGGGAAGATGAAGAAGAAAACCAAGTTAAAACCTTGAAAGGAAATCAACGTTTAGCGATTGGGGATGAAGATGCTTCCGCGATCGATTATATTCCTTGTTCTGGGGAAGAAGTGCGAGGCTATCTGGAACGAAAACGGAATCAACTTTATCTTGTTCCTACCTTAGAAGCACCAATTTTTTATAAAGAAAAAGAAGTAGAAAAACGGATGAAACTGACAGGAAATAGGATTCGCCTGAATTGTCCTGAAAATCACCGTAAAGATTTTGAGTTTGTGATTAGAATTAATCAAAAGTAG
- a CDS encoding sedoheptulose 7-phosphate cyclase yields the protein MTKTTSAVQAFIATYDSDPLQQENLDHAIEEILCSTPFRHLLLSLIDSDAFSQELGEEFAEAGAIEGLSACRQLRTGLNHSLSHFFGLLAQLVLGFDQLAGSEWYTFSNRIHHSEIAKIKLLDRLLRSADGKFYEELSSRLVERDPHAVYTTSSYRKSRGYVVSTDDDQTVEAVMNASTFTSIKVLENCLDPQETVLRDLYVSLGRCVCLVDQNVERYYGEQINNYFEYHEIKLDKLVYRAMEVDKGIYTVERMLGDFKRLGVSRNEPVLIVGGGVLTDTGGLACALYHRNTPYVMLSTSIVAGIDAGPSPRTCCDGFGYKNLFGAYHAPVLSITDRSFFRTLEEGWLRHGIAEIIKMAVVKDEELFRFLEQAGEDLITTRFGTLDCDSHDHISVLSQKILGAAMRSYVEAEYDNLYETHQCRPHAYGHTWSPGFEIEAGLLHGHAVATGMGFGAYLSYRNNWIKESDFHRILKLISSFGLSLWHDVLLNKDTLWAAQEKMVQKRGGNLAAPMPKGTIGQCGYLNQLTREQLNQAIEEYQAICADYPRNGWGIDPHCHDVGLENPSTVGTHLPATPEDEELLSPV from the coding sequence ATGACTAAGACAACTTCAGCAGTTCAGGCGTTTATCGCCACTTATGACAGTGACCCTCTCCAGCAAGAAAATTTAGATCACGCGATCGAGGAAATCTTATGCAGTACCCCTTTTAGGCACTTATTACTGTCTCTCATTGACAGTGATGCGTTTTCCCAAGAATTAGGAGAAGAATTTGCCGAAGCTGGCGCGATCGAGGGGTTATCCGCTTGTCGCCAACTGCGAACCGGTCTTAACCACTCCTTGAGTCACTTCTTCGGTTTACTCGCACAACTGGTTTTAGGGTTTGATCAACTCGCGGGTTCTGAGTGGTACACCTTTTCTAACCGCATTCATCACTCTGAGATTGCAAAAATTAAACTGCTCGATCGCCTTCTGCGAAGTGCAGATGGTAAATTTTATGAAGAACTTTCCTCTCGTCTCGTAGAACGCGATCCCCATGCAGTTTATACCACCTCAAGCTATCGTAAAAGTCGTGGTTATGTAGTCAGTACAGACGATGATCAAACCGTAGAAGCGGTAATGAACGCCAGCACCTTTACCTCAATTAAAGTGCTAGAAAACTGTTTAGACCCACAGGAAACCGTGTTAAGAGATTTGTATGTCTCCCTCGGTCGCTGTGTCTGCTTAGTGGATCAGAACGTAGAACGCTACTATGGCGAACAAATTAACAACTATTTCGAGTATCACGAAATTAAACTCGATAAATTAGTTTATCGGGCGATGGAAGTAGATAAAGGCATCTATACCGTTGAACGGATGCTTGGAGATTTCAAACGGTTGGGAGTCTCTCGTAACGAACCCGTTTTAATTGTTGGCGGTGGGGTTCTCACCGATACGGGTGGCTTGGCTTGCGCCTTATATCACCGCAACACCCCTTATGTGATGCTTTCCACTTCCATTGTTGCGGGAATTGATGCCGGCCCTTCCCCACGTACCTGTTGCGATGGCTTTGGCTATAAAAATCTTTTCGGCGCTTATCATGCTCCTGTATTATCGATCACCGATCGGTCTTTCTTCCGCACGTTAGAAGAAGGTTGGCTGAGACACGGTATCGCTGAGATCATTAAAATGGCAGTGGTGAAAGATGAGGAACTTTTCCGCTTCCTTGAACAAGCAGGAGAAGACTTAATCACCACTCGTTTTGGAACATTAGACTGTGATAGCCATGATCACATCAGTGTTCTGTCTCAAAAAATTCTCGGCGCAGCGATGCGGAGTTATGTAGAAGCAGAATACGATAACCTCTATGAAACCCATCAATGTCGTCCTCATGCTTATGGACATACTTGGTCGCCAGGGTTTGAAATCGAAGCAGGATTACTACACGGACACGCCGTAGCAACGGGAATGGGTTTCGGTGCTTATCTCAGCTATCGTAACAACTGGATTAAAGAAAGCGACTTCCACCGCATTCTCAAGCTGATTAGTTCCTTTGGGTTAAGTCTGTGGCATGATGTGTTACTGAATAAAGATACCCTTTGGGCAGCGCAAGAGAAAATGGTACAAAAGCGTGGTGGTAATTTAGCCGCACCAATGCCAAAAGGAACAATTGGTCAATGTGGCTATTTAAACCAACTCACCCGTGAACAACTCAACCAAGCCATTGAAGAATATCAAGCCATCTGTGCTGATTATCCTCGCAACGGCTGGGGAATTGATCCACATTGCCATGATGTCGGTTTAGAAAATCCTTCAACCGTTGGCACTCACCTTCCTGCTACACCCGAAGATGAGGAACTCCTTTCTCCCGTCTAA